CGAAAAGCTGATATCCGCGACGGGTATCAGTGTTCCGCGCGCGGTTTCAAGCGCAACCCGTAGTTCGCGAACCTCAAGCACGGATCCTGACGCGGCAGCGATTTGAGCGGCGGGCAGCGATGTTCCCATGCGGACTGAAAGTGGCGTTCTGGAAGAAGAAGGGCCGCTTGCGCGGCCCCGAATGCTTAGTGGTGATGCCCGCCCGGACCATGAACGTGACCATGGCCGATTTCTTCGGCCGTCGCCGCGCGAACGTCGGCCACCGTCAGGTCGAACACCAGCGCGACGCCCGCAAGCGGATGATTGCCGTCCACCACCACCTTGCCTTCGGCGATATCGGTAATGCGGTAGATGATCTCTTCCTCGCCGTCGTCGGTCACGCGCTCGAAGGACATCCCGACCTCGATGTTCTCCGGGAACAGCGCAGCGTCTTCCACCATCACGAGTTCTTCGTCGTAGTCGCCGAAGGCGTCTTCCGGTTGCAGCTTGATCGTCAGCTTTTCACCGGTCTTCTTGCCATGCAGGGCTTCTTCGATGACGGGGAAGATGCCGTCGTAGCCGCCGTGGAGGTAGGTCAGCGGGTGGTGACCGTCGTCGACCATGTTGCCGTCGGCGTCGTGGACGGTGTAGTTAAGCGTAACCACGCTGTTCTTGATGATTTCCGTTTGCATTGTCGGTTTCCAATTCCTTGACAAGTTTATAAACCGCAGCAGCGTGGCCACGGGGTGCGACGTCCCGGAGCACGTGGCGGACGACGCCTTGCTTGTCGATCACGAAGGTCGTCCGCGCCACGCCCATCTTCTTCACACCGTCGACTTCCTTCTCCTGCCACACCTGGTACAGCCTGCTGACCTCGGTGTCCGAATCGGACAAGAGCCGGATCGACAACCCGTGCTGATCCCGAAACTCGGCATGCTTCAGGCAGTCGTCCGGGCTGACACCGACAATGATGCAGTCGTGGCGGGCAAAATCCGCTTCATGATCGCTGAAATCGGCGGCCTGAAGGGTGCAGCCCGGCGTGTTGTCGCGCGGATAAAAATAAAGGACCACATGGTGGCGGCCACGTTCCCCGGCCAGGCTGAAGTCTTCCATGTCGGCATCGGGCAAGGAGAACACTGGCGCGAGGTCGCCGCACGCCAACTGCGGTTCTCCCTGAACTGCGGGCGATTCTAGCCGAGAGCCCGACTGAACTCTAGCCGCGAGGTCATTCGGAAAACTGCTGGCGGGCGGGTGCATGAGGACCTCCTTGGGCGGTCTCGACGAGGAACTGGCGCGAACTTCTGAACGAATAGCTCAGAAAATGCCGCGTCTCAAGCCGCACTGCGTCATTCCGTTGTGAGGTGTGCCACGACCGTGGTTGCGGCCAACGGAATACTGTTTGAAAATACAGCAAACAGGAGAAAGCGATGAACGCCCGCAACGAACAACTCACGTCCCGCCAGCAGGAGATACTCGACTTCATCCGCCAGACCGTGGAAAGCGAGGGCCGGCCGCCGACCCGGGCGGAGGTCTGCTCCGCGTTCGGCTTCAAGTCGCCGAATGCGGCTGAAACCCACCTGCGCGCACTTGCTGCCAAAGGGGCGATTCTGCTTGAGGAGGGGCGCGCCCGCGGCATCCGCTTGGCCGAGGCGCTCGGGTTGCCGCTGGTGGGCCGGGTAGCCGCTGGCAATCCCATCCTGGCCGCCGAGCACGTCGAGGCCCGTATCCAGTTCGATCCTGCACTCTTTTCCCCTCGCGCTGATTATCTGCTGAGGGTGCGCGGCATGAGCATGCGCGACGCGGGCATCCTTGACGGCGATCTCATTGCTGTCCATCGCTCGCACGAAGCGCGCAACGGACAGGTGGTGGTGGCCCGGATCGATGACGACGTGACGGTGAAGACGCTGCGCCGGAACGGTCCCATCGTAGAGTTGCTGCCCGCAAATCCGGACTTCGACCCGATCGTCGTCGATACCCGCAGTGCGGCGCTTGAACTCGAGGGCATCATGGTGGGACTCATCCGTACCGACCATTGAGCGTGCGCAGTTCTTGCACCCGGGCGGATACCCCGGGTCATTCGTGGCCCGACAGCCGGTGGTCACGCGGCGGGCTTATCCTCTCTCTGTCATCAACCCTCGCGGTCTCTCAATGAATCTCGATTTGGAATCCGGTGACGCGACACGCGCGGGCGACCGGGCACGTCGTCGCGCGGCTTGGGCCTTGCTGGTGCTTATCGTCGCGGCGCCTGCTGCATGGGTCCTGTTCTCGTCGCTTGAAGCCTCCTGGGCGCGGATCTCCCCTCTCGAAGGCGCGCGTTTCATGCTCGCTGCCACCGCGCTGGGCGCCGCCCTCGCGGTAGCGCCGGTGCTCGCCGTCGGCGGCTTTTTCGTAGCCTTGTGGTTTGGCGTCGAAAGCGTCTTTCTGCCACGCACCCGCCGCACACCCTTGCTCGATCGGGTCATTGTCGGCGTCGGCCTGCTCGTGTGGTTTGCCCCCGCGCTCGGGCTTCTGGGGAGCGCGGTGCGGGCGCTGGCCGAAGGTCGCGTCCATTTCGTCCGCCCCCCGCGCGACTACTTTCTGGCCACCGATCCCATTGCCTTCTGGCAAGGGGTGGGCTTCTGGCTGATCATGGCAGGCATCCTCGGTTTTCTTGCCTGGCGGTACTGGCGCGGCAAGCTGCCCCTGCGTAGCCGGGCATAGTCGTGATCGCTCCATCCGGGAGCCTGGCTGCAACGAGTACCGATTCGACGCTTCACATTGCCCGTCGCCTGCTTGGCCACGCGTGGCCGGTGTTGATTGCCCAGTTGCTGTCGATGGGGATGATGGTGGCCGACACCATCATCGCGGGTCGTTACGCCACTTCCGACCTGGCCGCGGTTGCGGTGGGTAACGGCATCTACGTATCGCTCGTGATGCTGCTGGTAGGCGTTCTCCAGGCCGTGGCGCCTACGGTCGCCCATCACGTCGGCGCCGGCGCCACTGACGAACTCGTGCCATCGCTTCATCAGGGGTTCTGGCTGGCGATACTGCTCGCCGTGCCGGGCACCGCGCTCCTGCTCTCACCCGGGGCGCTGCTCGATCTGGCCGCCGTTCCGTCCCCGCTGGCCGCGAAGGTTGGCGACTACCTGCGTGCAACGGCTGCCGGGCTGCCGGCGGTTCTGCTGTACAGAACGTTCTATGCGTTCGCCAATGCACTCGGCCGACCTCGCGTGCTCATGTTCATCAGTCTTGCCACCACCTGCATTCACGCGCCGCTCGCGTGGGCGCTGGTAAGCGGTGCCTTTGGCGTTCCATTGGGCGGGACGGGGTGCGGAGTTTCCACGTCCGTTGTCGCGTGGATCGCGTTGGGCTGCGGCGCAATTGCGCTCGCGCGGCTCAGGGTTTTTCGCAAGCTGCGCGCTTTTCGCAGCTGGACGCCTCCCGACCCGGTCCGACTGTGGGCGCTGCTGCGACTCGGCTTTCCGATCGGGCTGTCGACCTTTATCGAGATCACCTCGTTCACACTGATCGCGCTGCTGATCGCGCGCCTAGGGCCCGACTGGGTTGCCGCGCACAGGGTCGTCGCCAACCTCGCGGCGCTGGCCTATATGCTGCCGCTCTCGCTTGCCACGTCGGCGCTGGTGCTTGTGGGGCAAGCGGCCGGTGGGCTCGACTGGACGAGAGCCGCGCGCTACGCCAAGGTCGCGATCGTCTTGACGTGCGCACTTTCGACCCTCCTGGGTGGCGTCCTGTGGCTGGCACGAACTCCCGTGCTTCAGCTCTGGAGTTCGGACAACGCGGTGCGTCTGGCCGCCCTCAGCCTGCTTCCCTACATCTGTCTATACCAGGTTTTCGACGCAGCGCAGACCGTGGCCTCCCATACGCTGCGGGCCTACAAGGTCACCGCTTTGCCGATGGTGGTGCACACCCTGGCGTTCTGGGGTGTCGGCCTGGGGCTCGGATACTGGCTGGCATTTCACGCCGGCGCCCGCTCGGCCGAGGCGTCGGTTGCCGCGTTCTGGCAGGCGGCGGTGCTGGCAACCGCCCTGGCCGCACTACTTTTTCTGGGCTTGCTACGCTTCGTGGCGGGGCGGTCACAACGCCCCGGCCGATAAATGCCTCAGTCGAACAGTTCGGCAACCCGCTCGGGCGGACGCGCCACCACCGCTCTTTCACCGCGCACCACGATCGGCCGCTCCATCAGGATGGGATAAGCCACCATGGCGTCGATCCACTCCTCGTCATCGAGCGCTTTACCGGCAAAGTGTTCCTTGAACACGGCTTCGCCCCGCCGGATGAGGTCTTGCGGTTTCAAACCCAGTTTGTCGAGCAGTGCCCGCAATTCATCCCGGCCCAAGGGATGCTTCAAATACTCCACAACCTCCGCGTCAACATCGCGCTCGGCAATCAAGGCACAAGCGCTGCGGCTCTTGCCACAGCGCGGATTATGGTAAATGCGTACCGCGGTCATCAGTTGCTCCTGTTCTCATTGTGGTTCTGTAGCCCATGCAGCCATCCGTTGCGCAAGGTCCGCGCGGTGCTGGAGGCGCGACGCGCACAGCCAAGTTTGACCGTATCCTCGGCCGGAGCGTCGAGTGTCACCTGGAACTGCATCAGTTCATCGCGCCGGAAGGCAAGTATTTCCATGTCATCACCCGCCCGGCGACGCGTCAGCGCCTCGTCCAGCGAGGCGTTCGTCGCGCGGATTCCATCCAGTGCGACGAGGACGTCGCCCGCAGACAGACCGGCGCGCTGGGCTGCGCCGCCGTCGTAGACCACCGCGAGTTTCACTTCCCCGTTACTTCCACCCAACTTGACGCCCAGCGATGGCGATGGATTGGAAGCGGTGACTTCCATCTCGACGCCGAACGGCTGCAACAGGCGTTCCAGGGGCAGATCGTCGGTTCCGTTCACTGCATCGCGTAACCAGCGGGCAAGTGCCGACGAACCGCTGACCGCCTCTACCGCCTCGAAAACGCCCTCCTCACCAACGCCAACCCCGGTGAGCCCATGCTCCCGCCACAGATGCCGCATCACGTCGTCGAGACTGCGCGTCCCGCCGCTCGCTTTACGCAGTTTCAAGTCCAGCGCCAAGGCGATCAGAGAACCCTTGGCGTAGTAGCTGACAATGGCGTTCGCCGAATTCTCATCCTGCCGGTAGTACTTGATCCATGCGTCGAATGACGATTCCGCGACGCTTTGCCGCAGTCGCCCGGGGCCCCGCAGAACGGTGGAGATCGTTTTGCCGAGCAAGGCAAGATAGTCGTCCACCTCGATGACGCCGGCGCGCACAAGGGTGAGATCGTCGTAATAGGACGTGAATCCTTCGAACGCCCACAACAGGCGCGTGTAGTTCTCGTGCTCCAGCTGGTAGGGCGTGAAGACCGCAGGCTTGATCCGCTTCACATTCCAGGAGTGGAAGTATTCGTGGCTGCACAAGCCGAGAAAGCCTTGGTACGCCTCCGACATCTTCTTCATTCCGACCCAAGGCAGATCCTTGCGACTGGCGAGCAAGGCAGTTGAAGCCCGGTGCTCGAGGCCGCCATATCCGTCACCGACGACGGTGGTGAGAAACAGGTAGTAGTCCATCGGCGGCGGAGAATCAAACAACCGTACCTGCCATTCGCAGATACGCTGCAGGTCGCTGGTCAGGCGCTCCATATCGCACTCGGCCCGGCCGCTCAATGCCACCTCATGAGGAACTCCGGCAACCGTGAAATGGCCAAGTTGGAACTCGCCCATTTCCACCGGGTGGTCTACGAGGTCGTCGTAGTTTTTCGCCGCGAACCGTCCAAATGCATGCGGGTCGTGGGCCTCAACCCGGGACGGCGCGCGCGGCAAAGAGGTGGCCACCCGCCAGCGCTCATATGCGGGTCCCGTCGGCGGAGCGATTTCCACTTCGCAGGGATCGCTCTCACGGCCATCTACAGCGAGGAACACGCTGGTGCCGTTGAAGAAGCCGTGCGTCGAATCCAGATGCGCGGACCGGATCGAAAGGTCCCAGGCGTATACCTCGTACGTCAGGACGATCTGCGCCGCGCCGCGGGGGACTGCAATCCGCCAGGTGTGCTTGTCGACCTTCTCCGCTGGCAGAGGCTCTCCTTCGGACAGCGTAGCCCGGAAGCTGACGATGTTCCGGGCGAACTCCCGGATCATGTAGCTGCCGGGGATCCAGGCTGGCAGGCGCACGAATTGTGCGGGCGACTGTGGGTGGTCGATTTCGCACCGGACCTCGAAGAGGTGGGCTTCGGGTCGCGTGGGCTTGATGGAGTAAACAATCACGCTGGGTCGCTCTTCACGGGAAACCCGGCGAGTTTAGGCGATGCGCAGTCGTGACGACAGCAGAAACAAAAAAACCGGCTGTATGCCGGTTTGATTGCGTGGTGGGCGGTACTGGGATCGAACCAGTGACCCCTGCCGTGTGAAGGCAGTGCTCTACCGCTGAGCTAACCGCCCGTCGCGGAACTACAACAAAACTCGCCGAAGCCCACTTGTGGTGGGCGGTACTGGGATCGAACCAGTGACCCCTGCCGTGTGAAGGCAGTGCTCTACCGCTGAGCTAACCGCCCGTCGGCGAAAGAGGCCGAATTGTAGAAGGCCCCTCTTGAAGCGTCAAGGCGAAGTGTCTGCCTTGGCATTCTCACGGATGTGGTGGGTGCTGACGGGGTCGAACCGCCGACATTCGCCTTGTAAGGGCGACGCTCTACCAACTGAGCTAAGCACCCGTTCCCGCTCGAGAGAGCCAAAGATTATAGATGTAACGGCAGCAGGTTGCCAAGCTTGGAACGCAGAGCGTTTTCGTTCGGCAGCACGGGCGCGCAAAGCAGCCCGTGTTGCCGGCCGATCAATGTGCGCGCAGGTTGGCTGCAGCGCGCGCTGCCTCGTCTGCAGGGGCCACGGCTGCAACCTCAGCCTCCTCCGGCAGCGGCTCCGGCTTTCGTTCCAGAGCCAACTCCAGAACCTGATCAATCCACTTCACCGGAACGATTTCGATCACGTTCTTGATGTTGTCGGGGATATCCACCAGATCCTTGACGTTTTCTTCCGGTATCAGCGCGGTGCGAATGCCGCCGCGCACTGCGGCAAGCAGTTTTTCCTTGAGGCCACCGATCGGAAGTACCTCACCTCGCAAGGTGATCTCGCCGGTCATTGCGACATCGCAACGGACCGGAATGCCGGTGAGAACGGAAACCAGCGCGGTGGAGATCGCGATACCGGCGGACGGACCATCCTTCGGAATCGCACCTTCCGGCAGGTGAATGTGGATATCGCTGTTCTGGTAGAAGTCGTCCTTGATGCCGAGCGACCGTGCGCGTTTGCGTACCACCGACAGCGCAGCCTGGATCGACTCCTGCATGACCTCGCCGAGCTTGCCGGTCGTCATGACCTTGCCCTTGCCGGGCAGCGCCACAGCTTCCACGGTCAGCAACTCGCCGCCCACCTCCGTCCACGCCAGGCCGGTCACCTGACCAATCTGATTGGCCTTTTCGGCGACGCCGAAGCTGTACTTGCGGACGCCAAGGTACTTGTCGAGGTTCTTCGCGTTGACGACGATCTTGCTGGCCCGCGAACGCAACACGAGCGACTTCACCACCTTGCGGCAGATCTTCGAGATCTCGCGCTCCAGGCTACGGACCCCCGCCTCGCGGGTGTAATAGCGGCACACATCGCGCAGCGCCTCTTCGGTCACCGAAATCTCGTCACGCTTGAGACCGTTGTTCTTGATCTGCTTGGGCAACAGGTAACGTTGGGCGATATTGACCTTTTCGTCCTCGGTGTAGCCCGACAGGCGGATCACTTCCATACGATCCAGCAAAGGCGCCGGAACGTTGAGGGTGTTGGCGGTGGCGACGAACATCACGTCGGAGAGGTCGAAATCAACCTCCACGTAGTGGTCCTGGAAGGTGTGGTTCTGTTCGGGGTCCAGCACCTCGAGCAGCGCGGACGACGGATCACCGCGG
Above is a window of Azoarcus olearius DNA encoding:
- the lexA gene encoding transcriptional repressor LexA; this encodes MNARNEQLTSRQQEILDFIRQTVESEGRPPTRAEVCSAFGFKSPNAAETHLRALAAKGAILLEEGRARGIRLAEALGLPLVGRVAAGNPILAAEHVEARIQFDPALFSPRADYLLRVRGMSMRDAGILDGDLIAVHRSHEARNGQVVVARIDDDVTVKTLRRNGPIVELLPANPDFDPIVVDTRSAALELEGIMVGLIRTDH
- the arsC gene encoding arsenate reductase (glutaredoxin) (This arsenate reductase requires both glutathione and glutaredoxin to convert arsenate to arsenite, after which the efflux transporter formed by ArsA and ArsB can extrude the arsenite from the cell, providing resistance.), with the protein product MTAVRIYHNPRCGKSRSACALIAERDVDAEVVEYLKHPLGRDELRALLDKLGLKPQDLIRRGEAVFKEHFAGKALDDEEWIDAMVAYPILMERPIVVRGERAVVARPPERVAELFD
- a CDS encoding M61 family metallopeptidase; amino-acid sequence: MIVYSIKPTRPEAHLFEVRCEIDHPQSPAQFVRLPAWIPGSYMIREFARNIVSFRATLSEGEPLPAEKVDKHTWRIAVPRGAAQIVLTYEVYAWDLSIRSAHLDSTHGFFNGTSVFLAVDGRESDPCEVEIAPPTGPAYERWRVATSLPRAPSRVEAHDPHAFGRFAAKNYDDLVDHPVEMGEFQLGHFTVAGVPHEVALSGRAECDMERLTSDLQRICEWQVRLFDSPPPMDYYLFLTTVVGDGYGGLEHRASTALLASRKDLPWVGMKKMSEAYQGFLGLCSHEYFHSWNVKRIKPAVFTPYQLEHENYTRLLWAFEGFTSYYDDLTLVRAGVIEVDDYLALLGKTISTVLRGPGRLRQSVAESSFDAWIKYYRQDENSANAIVSYYAKGSLIALALDLKLRKASGGTRSLDDVMRHLWREHGLTGVGVGEEGVFEAVEAVSGSSALARWLRDAVNGTDDLPLERLLQPFGVEMEVTASNPSPSLGVKLGGSNGEVKLAVVYDGGAAQRAGLSAGDVLVALDGIRATNASLDEALTRRRAGDDMEILAFRRDELMQFQVTLDAPAEDTVKLGCARRASSTARTLRNGWLHGLQNHNENRSN
- a CDS encoding peroxiredoxin — translated: MEDFSLAGERGRHHVVLYFYPRDNTPGCTLQAADFSDHEADFARHDCIIVGVSPDDCLKHAEFRDQHGLSIRLLSDSDTEVSRLYQVWQEKEVDGVKKMGVARTTFVIDKQGVVRHVLRDVAPRGHAAAVYKLVKELETDNANGNHQEQRGYA
- a CDS encoding MATE family efflux transporter: MIAPSGSLAATSTDSTLHIARRLLGHAWPVLIAQLLSMGMMVADTIIAGRYATSDLAAVAVGNGIYVSLVMLLVGVLQAVAPTVAHHVGAGATDELVPSLHQGFWLAILLAVPGTALLLSPGALLDLAAVPSPLAAKVGDYLRATAAGLPAVLLYRTFYAFANALGRPRVLMFISLATTCIHAPLAWALVSGAFGVPLGGTGCGVSTSVVAWIALGCGAIALARLRVFRKLRAFRSWTPPDPVRLWALLRLGFPIGLSTFIEITSFTLIALLIARLGPDWVAAHRVVANLAALAYMLPLSLATSALVLVGQAAGGLDWTRAARYAKVAIVLTCALSTLLGGVLWLARTPVLQLWSSDNAVRLAALSLLPYICLYQVFDAAQTVASHTLRAYKVTALPMVVHTLAFWGVGLGLGYWLAFHAGARSAEASVAAFWQAAVLATALAALLFLGLLRFVAGRSQRPGR
- a CDS encoding FKBP-type peptidyl-prolyl cis-trans isomerase; protein product: MQTEIIKNSVVTLNYTVHDADGNMVDDGHHPLTYLHGGYDGIFPVIEEALHGKKTGEKLTIKLQPEDAFGDYDEELVMVEDAALFPENIEVGMSFERVTDDGEEEIIYRITDIAEGKVVVDGNHPLAGVALVFDLTVADVRAATAEEIGHGHVHGPGGHHH